Proteins from a single region of Pseudomonas quebecensis:
- a CDS encoding major capsid protein: MADIAIFEDDAFSVSSLTAAINEQQYLPGRISSLGLFREEGISTLTVQIEKDGDTLALVPSGERGTSGLVVGATKRMLIPFNTVHLPERFTIKADEIQGIRAFGSLTELQAVQDVVNKRLGKARRQLDATHEFQRMGALNGTVLDADGKTVLLDIYDRFGVERQKLPMELGNPATEVRVKCGEALDMQEEALGSVTTTGSRAFCGKNFWNKLLVHKSVKETYLNTMQAAALRGDARESFEFGGIVWERYRGKVAGVSFVHDDKALLVPEGVPDLYISSFAPADYMETVNTQGIPYYSKIEPLPFNKGVAGEAQSNPLHLCTRPRAQILLEM, translated from the coding sequence ATGGCTGATATCGCCATTTTTGAAGACGATGCGTTCAGTGTTTCCTCGTTGACTGCCGCTATCAATGAACAACAATACCTGCCAGGCCGCATCAGCAGCCTTGGCCTGTTCCGGGAAGAGGGCATCAGCACGCTGACCGTACAGATCGAGAAAGACGGCGACACCCTGGCCCTGGTGCCATCGGGTGAGCGCGGTACCTCGGGCCTGGTGGTTGGCGCGACCAAGCGTATGTTGATTCCGTTCAACACCGTGCACCTGCCGGAACGCTTCACGATCAAGGCAGACGAGATCCAGGGTATCCGCGCCTTCGGCTCTCTGACTGAGTTGCAGGCCGTGCAGGACGTAGTCAACAAGCGTCTGGGTAAGGCACGCCGCCAGTTGGATGCCACCCACGAATTTCAACGCATGGGTGCATTGAACGGGACGGTGCTGGACGCGGACGGCAAGACGGTACTGTTGGATATCTATGACCGTTTCGGTGTCGAGCGACAGAAGCTTCCCATGGAACTGGGTAACCCTGCTACTGAGGTCCGTGTGAAGTGTGGCGAAGCCTTGGATATGCAGGAGGAAGCACTGGGCAGCGTCACTACTACTGGCTCTCGCGCCTTCTGCGGCAAAAACTTCTGGAACAAGCTGCTTGTCCACAAGTCGGTCAAAGAAACCTACCTCAACACCATGCAGGCGGCTGCTCTGCGCGGTGATGCCCGCGAGAGCTTCGAGTTCGGCGGGATCGTCTGGGAGCGCTATCGCGGCAAGGTTGCCGGTGTTTCGTTCGTCCACGACGACAAGGCGCTGCTGGTTCCTGAGGGCGTCCCCGATCTTTACATCTCGTCTTTCGCACCGGCCGACTACATGGAAACGGTCAACACCCAGGGCATCCCGTACTACAGCAAGATCGAGCCGCTGCCTTTCAACAAGGGTGTCGCCGGGGAAGCCCAGTCCAACCCGCTGCACCTGTGCACGCGGCCTCGCGCGCAGATCCTGCTGGAGATGTGA
- a CDS encoding head-tail joining protein, whose translation MAFRDLIDDIDEVVFETLGDSARIEGREEPVLGMFAAPWLQPKLGKLNTGLREPRFEIRVSDSEGLKRGLLVSIDLPALDGGGDYDLLQLEPSGDGLVALILRLRP comes from the coding sequence GTGGCCTTTCGCGATCTGATCGACGACATCGACGAAGTGGTCTTCGAAACACTGGGCGATAGTGCACGGATCGAGGGCCGCGAAGAGCCGGTGCTTGGTATGTTTGCCGCGCCCTGGTTGCAGCCGAAGCTCGGCAAGCTCAATACCGGCTTGCGTGAGCCTCGGTTTGAGATCCGCGTCAGTGATTCGGAAGGCTTGAAACGCGGGCTTTTGGTCAGCATCGACTTACCCGCCCTGGACGGCGGCGGCGATTACGACTTGCTGCAGCTGGAGCCGAGCGGCGACGGTCTGGTCGCCTTGATCCTGAGGTTGCGCCCATGA
- a CDS encoding phage baseplate assembly protein V, translating into MLAGVVKDCFVVAVDLAASPPMCRVSDGEWTSAWVRWHSIAAGKARHWRAPSLGEQGTLVSASGDVSQGTFIPGLYGNAGPPPDNRDHVEVWRFDDGGSLIYDWQAKSYSITLPSGTVTIKVASTEVVVTDSAVNVTTGNINLKAAVMIDGALHVTKGITSAGAIIDAGGNSNHHTH; encoded by the coding sequence ATGCTTGCGGGGGTGGTCAAGGATTGCTTTGTGGTGGCGGTCGATCTGGCTGCCTCCCCGCCGATGTGTCGGGTTTCGGACGGCGAATGGACTAGCGCCTGGGTGCGTTGGCACAGCATCGCCGCCGGCAAGGCCAGGCATTGGAGGGCTCCGTCTCTGGGCGAGCAGGGGACATTGGTCAGTGCCAGCGGTGACGTGTCACAGGGTACGTTCATTCCGGGATTGTATGGCAACGCGGGTCCGCCACCGGATAACCGGGATCATGTGGAAGTGTGGCGGTTTGATGATGGAGGCTCGCTGATTTACGACTGGCAGGCCAAGAGCTACAGCATCACCCTGCCGAGCGGTACGGTGACCATCAAAGTCGCCAGTACAGAGGTGGTCGTGACGGACAGCGCCGTGAACGTGACCACCGGCAACATCAATCTGAAAGCGGCGGTGATGATCGACGGGGCGTTACACGTCACGAAAGGCATTACCAGTGCAGGTGCGATCATCGACGCCGGTGGCAACAGCAATCACCACACGCATTAA
- a CDS encoding GPW/gp25 family protein: protein MIGMDRHTGQPISGIAHLRQSVPDILGTPLGSRRHRMDYGSKLRRFVDLPVTDGWKSAVQAEVARALGRWEPRLKLDQVRVISVIGGQINLKIVGQYLGDSVTLEVVV from the coding sequence ATGATCGGAATGGATCGCCACACCGGCCAACCCATTTCCGGCATCGCACACTTGCGGCAATCGGTTCCAGACATATTGGGCACGCCGTTGGGCAGCCGGCGGCATCGGATGGATTACGGTAGCAAGCTCCGGCGATTTGTTGATTTGCCCGTCACCGATGGCTGGAAAAGCGCTGTGCAGGCGGAAGTCGCCCGCGCACTGGGTCGCTGGGAGCCGCGTTTGAAGCTGGATCAAGTGCGCGTCATTTCCGTTATCGGCGGGCAAATTAATCTGAAGATCGTCGGGCAGTACCTGGGCGACAGCGTCACGCTGGAGGTGGTCGTATGA
- a CDS encoding baseplate assembly protein: protein MSIVDLSSLPAPTVLEPLDFEEVFQEGLGVFRGYMGGNWTAALESDPVLKVLEVGAYIKVGNRARVNDAGKAVLLAHAIRGDLDHLGANVNLKRLVIQAEDLLAFPPVPEVKEDDDAFRERIQLAYEGPTTAGPRNSYILHARNASGLVADATAESPAPCYVTVTVLGLDGEGEASPELLATVATALNDDDVRPVGDRVTVQSAQVIRYQIKAILHMTSAGPEADASLAEAKNRLAAWINPRKRLGVEVARSGVDAQLHVAGVSRVELVGWQDLAPTKAQAAYCTGYTVTLAA, encoded by the coding sequence ATGAGTATCGTGGACCTGTCGTCTTTGCCGGCGCCGACCGTGTTGGAGCCGCTAGACTTCGAAGAGGTTTTTCAGGAGGGACTTGGGGTCTTTCGCGGATACATGGGCGGCAACTGGACTGCTGCGCTGGAGAGCGATCCGGTGCTTAAGGTGCTGGAGGTCGGCGCTTACATTAAGGTCGGCAACCGCGCCCGAGTCAATGACGCCGGCAAAGCGGTATTGCTGGCGCACGCCATACGCGGTGACCTCGATCACCTGGGGGCCAACGTCAACCTCAAACGTCTGGTCATTCAAGCAGAGGATCTGCTGGCCTTTCCGCCGGTTCCTGAAGTCAAAGAAGACGACGATGCGTTCCGGGAGCGCATCCAGTTGGCCTATGAGGGACCGACCACGGCCGGCCCGCGTAACAGCTACATCCTGCATGCGCGTAACGCCTCGGGGCTGGTGGCGGATGCCACGGCCGAAAGCCCGGCGCCTTGTTACGTGACGGTAACGGTGCTGGGATTGGACGGGGAGGGGGAGGCTTCACCGGAGCTGCTCGCCACGGTGGCAACCGCGCTGAATGACGACGATGTGCGGCCGGTGGGGGACAGGGTGACGGTTCAGAGCGCCCAGGTGATCCGCTACCAAATCAAGGCGATCCTGCACATGACCAGCGCGGGCCCAGAAGCTGATGCCAGTTTAGCCGAGGCGAAAAATCGATTGGCGGCTTGGATCAATCCGCGCAAACGGCTCGGCGTTGAGGTGGCACGTTCCGGCGTGGACGCTCAGTTACACGTTGCCGGCGTATCTAGGGTTGAGCTGGTCGGCTGGCAGGACTTGGCCCCGACCAAAGCTCAGGCGGCGTACTGTACGGGCTACACCGTGACGCTGGCGGCTTGA
- a CDS encoding phage tail protein I has protein sequence MKSLLPINSTQLERAMEATFFEKTIVPLRDLYNADTCPVHLLPHLAWAWSVDRWDYRWTEATKRAAIKASYYIHAHKGTIGALRRVVEPLGYLIEIIEWFNMRPEGTPGTFALKVGVLDTGITEEMYQELERLIDDAKPVSRHLTGLAISLESTGVINIFAGISDGEVIDVYPPVLSDIEVTGFIGAGIRECSVDEIEVYPPAPEPISVDCNVGVPGREHSIDHLDVYT, from the coding sequence ATGAAAAGCCTATTGCCGATCAACAGTACGCAGCTTGAACGGGCCATGGAGGCTACGTTTTTCGAGAAAACGATTGTCCCGCTTCGCGACCTCTACAACGCTGATACCTGCCCGGTGCATTTGCTGCCGCATCTGGCATGGGCATGGTCGGTGGATCGCTGGGATTACCGATGGACCGAGGCGACCAAACGCGCCGCCATCAAGGCTTCTTATTACATACATGCCCACAAGGGCACCATCGGCGCGTTACGCCGTGTGGTAGAGCCTCTGGGCTACCTGATCGAGATTATCGAGTGGTTCAACATGAGGCCCGAAGGGACCCCAGGCACCTTTGCGTTAAAGGTCGGGGTGTTGGACACCGGTATCACTGAGGAAATGTATCAGGAGCTGGAGCGGCTGATTGATGACGCCAAACCCGTCAGCCGTCACCTGACTGGTCTTGCGATTAGCCTGGAATCCACCGGTGTTATAAACATTTTCGCAGGCATATCTGACGGAGAAGTAATTGATGTTTATCCGCCGGTACTTAGTGATATCGAGGTGACAGGTTTTATCGGAGCCGGGATTCGAGAGTGTTCCGTAGATGAAATAGAGGTTTATCCTCCTGCGCCTGAACCTATCTCGGTTGACTGCAATGTCGGGGTGCCTGGTCGCGAACATTCCATAGACCATTTGGACGTATACACATGA
- a CDS encoding phage tail protein, giving the protein MIDANSKFFALLTAVGEAKQVKSDAGLLTWKLTHMAVGDANGTDPIPDRSQKTLINERRRAPLNSLEPHPTNPGILVAEQIIPADEGGFWIRELGLFDSDGDLVAVANCAPSYKSLLAQGSGKTQVIRMNFVVSSSTNVVLLIDPAVVNATRKYVDDSVANAVNRLDFKNSALVATTGPVVLAGVQAIDGFAVPAGSRVLVKDQVQAKDNGLYLVSADSWVRTVDADTSDKVTPGLLVTVERGTANADTVWQLITDGPIVLGTTPLAFQWSAGQNVPTPPVDDRSKRSANTESVRAQIESPKQAFPVHVFRKNRLINGAFQIWQRGKSGVVGKANGDPESTFGPDRWMIYSPKNATCNWSQLPLEQDANINEAKFALRLSRQGEGNGWNLSQRIENVETLAGGKVTVSFYMKTSVPHTCAVILRQNFGVNSTEPNVDVGTSVELTTVYKKYVVTLDLGGVVNKNRGVANDFLEVILASGGAGAYYTDVTNVQIESGSVATPYDYRTHQEEYRACLRYFEKSFLQDHPLKSNNGPGTCIATFTQSAAAQASQSALRMDFREVKRVVPTLKLFSPGESSSEIWAQSAVKPCTLTNIQSLWSTGFSLSCLPPVGSIPGYTLQIEWTAEAEL; this is encoded by the coding sequence ATGATTGATGCTAATTCGAAGTTTTTCGCATTACTGACGGCGGTTGGCGAGGCAAAGCAAGTTAAGTCAGATGCAGGGCTGCTAACTTGGAAGCTGACCCATATGGCTGTAGGGGACGCAAACGGTACTGACCCTATCCCTGATCGCTCACAGAAAACACTGATTAATGAGCGCCGCCGGGCTCCATTGAATAGCCTGGAGCCTCATCCGACTAACCCTGGGATCCTAGTAGCCGAGCAGATTATTCCGGCGGATGAAGGTGGGTTCTGGATTCGCGAATTGGGGCTTTTCGATTCTGACGGAGATTTGGTTGCCGTAGCTAATTGCGCGCCAAGTTACAAGTCGCTGCTAGCCCAAGGGTCTGGTAAAACACAAGTTATACGGATGAACTTTGTTGTTTCAAGTTCTACTAACGTTGTGTTGTTGATAGACCCGGCCGTTGTAAACGCCACTCGAAAGTATGTTGACGACTCGGTAGCGAATGCAGTCAACCGGCTTGATTTTAAAAATTCGGCATTAGTCGCAACCACGGGCCCTGTGGTCCTGGCGGGCGTTCAAGCTATCGACGGATTCGCGGTGCCAGCGGGTTCGCGGGTGCTGGTTAAAGATCAAGTTCAGGCGAAAGACAACGGGCTGTACCTGGTCAGCGCTGATTCGTGGGTGCGCACGGTTGATGCCGATACCAGCGATAAAGTAACGCCTGGTTTGCTTGTCACGGTCGAGCGGGGTACAGCCAACGCTGACACTGTCTGGCAACTGATCACCGATGGTCCGATAGTTCTTGGGACTACACCTCTGGCCTTTCAATGGTCTGCGGGGCAAAACGTCCCAACGCCGCCCGTTGATGACAGGTCTAAACGTAGCGCCAATACCGAGTCGGTACGAGCTCAGATCGAAAGCCCCAAGCAGGCATTTCCTGTGCACGTCTTCCGCAAGAACCGGCTGATCAATGGCGCGTTCCAGATTTGGCAGCGAGGCAAGTCAGGCGTCGTCGGAAAAGCCAACGGTGACCCCGAAAGCACGTTCGGCCCGGACCGCTGGATGATTTACAGCCCAAAGAACGCCACCTGCAATTGGAGCCAGCTGCCGCTCGAGCAGGACGCCAATATCAACGAAGCAAAGTTTGCCCTGAGACTCTCGCGGCAAGGTGAAGGCAATGGCTGGAATCTCAGTCAGCGCATCGAGAACGTCGAAACACTGGCCGGCGGGAAGGTCACCGTCTCGTTTTATATGAAAACCAGCGTTCCACATACGTGTGCGGTGATTCTTCGCCAGAACTTCGGGGTAAACTCAACCGAGCCTAACGTCGATGTCGGCACATCGGTGGAGTTGACGACGGTATACAAAAAATACGTCGTTACCCTCGACCTTGGGGGCGTTGTGAACAAGAACAGGGGCGTCGCGAACGACTTCCTGGAAGTTATCTTGGCCAGCGGGGGAGCCGGTGCCTACTACACGGACGTTACCAACGTCCAGATCGAGTCCGGCAGCGTGGCGACGCCATACGATTACAGGACGCACCAGGAGGAATACCGTGCATGCTTGCGCTACTTCGAAAAGTCTTTCCTCCAGGATCACCCGTTGAAATCCAACAACGGTCCGGGGACCTGTATTGCCACCTTCACGCAATCCGCAGCAGCACAGGCCTCGCAGTCAGCCCTGCGTATGGACTTCCGGGAAGTAAAGCGCGTTGTTCCTACGCTGAAGCTGTTTTCACCTGGTGAAAGCTCGTCGGAGATCTGGGCACAGTCGGCCGTAAAACCCTGCACTCTGACGAATATCCAAAGCTTGTGGTCGACAGGCTTTTCGCTTTCATGCCTTCCGCCGGTTGGATCAATTCCTGGCTACACCCTGCAAATTGAGTGGACCGCCGAAGCGGAACTTTGA
- a CDS encoding phage tail assembly chaperone, producing MDTTEYRFTPAGVRRMSDRVFIPEDMGNKDWVTYLEWVADGGQTLPEKTVEETANEERRWRDLELQGVAWLRERHRDEVELGSATSLTSDEYGELLAYMQLLRDWPQSTKFPVQKYRPKKPSWIALQTQ from the coding sequence ATGGATACAACTGAGTACAGATTCACCCCAGCCGGCGTCCGGCGGATGAGTGACCGCGTGTTCATCCCAGAAGATATGGGCAATAAAGACTGGGTAACTTACTTGGAGTGGGTCGCCGATGGCGGCCAAACCTTGCCAGAGAAGACCGTTGAAGAAACGGCGAATGAAGAGCGGCGCTGGCGAGACCTGGAACTTCAAGGTGTCGCATGGCTGCGTGAGCGTCACCGTGATGAGGTTGAGTTAGGCAGTGCGACTTCATTGACCTCGGATGAGTATGGTGAGCTGCTGGCGTATATGCAGCTGCTGCGCGACTGGCCTCAATCAACAAAATTTCCAGTTCAGAAATACCGACCCAAGAAACCTAGCTGGATCGCGCTACAAACCCAATAA
- a CDS encoding phage tail sheath family protein, whose protein sequence is MSFFHGVTTTDIKTGARTISLPSSSIVGLCDTFTPGVLGGGTAKAGELKLITTEREAIAAFGADSAITKACKAIYTKAKAVIVAIGVPKLEDAALQTSAIIGGVLASGQRTGLQALLDGKSLYNAQPRLLIAPGHTATQAVATALDSLAQKLRAIGILDGPGTTDEAAMLYADNFGSRNLFMVDPGVQYWDTESSKTVDAPASAWAAGLFAWTDAEYGFWASPSNKEFTGITGTTRAVEYLDGDETCRANLLNNANIATIIRDDGYRLWGNRTLSSDPKWAFVTRVRTLFILMDAVQAGHKWAVDRSITKTYVKDVTDGLDAFMRDLKAQGAIINFEVFPDTELNTASQIAQGKVYWRIRFTDVPPAENPNFLFEVTDQWMTEVLEAA, encoded by the coding sequence ATGAGTTTCTTTCACGGCGTTACTACGACTGATATAAAGACAGGCGCGCGCACTATTTCCTTGCCGTCGTCTTCCATCGTCGGGCTTTGCGACACCTTCACCCCAGGCGTCCTCGGCGGCGGTACTGCCAAGGCCGGCGAGCTCAAATTGATCACCACCGAGCGCGAGGCTATCGCCGCCTTCGGTGCCGACTCGGCGATCACCAAGGCCTGTAAAGCGATCTACACGAAGGCCAAGGCGGTGATTGTTGCCATCGGCGTGCCGAAGCTGGAGGACGCGGCGCTGCAAACCTCGGCGATCATTGGCGGCGTTCTGGCCTCGGGTCAGCGTACCGGCCTACAAGCCTTGCTCGATGGCAAAAGCCTGTACAACGCGCAGCCGCGGCTGTTGATTGCGCCAGGTCACACGGCCACTCAGGCGGTCGCTACCGCGCTTGATAGCCTGGCGCAGAAGCTGCGGGCAATCGGCATTCTTGATGGCCCTGGCACCACGGATGAGGCGGCGATGCTTTATGCCGATAACTTTGGCAGTCGCAACCTGTTCATGGTCGATCCGGGTGTTCAGTACTGGGACACCGAATCCAGTAAGACAGTTGATGCGCCGGCCTCGGCCTGGGCGGCGGGCTTGTTCGCCTGGACCGATGCTGAATACGGCTTCTGGGCTTCGCCGTCTAACAAAGAGTTCACCGGCATCACTGGTACGACCCGAGCTGTCGAGTATCTGGACGGCGACGAGACGTGCCGGGCCAACCTGCTGAACAACGCCAATATCGCGACGATTATTCGCGACGACGGCTATCGCTTGTGGGGCAACCGTACGCTGTCGAGCGATCCGAAGTGGGCATTCGTCACGCGCGTTCGCACGCTTTTCATCCTTATGGATGCCGTGCAGGCCGGCCACAAATGGGCTGTGGACCGCTCAATCACCAAGACGTACGTCAAGGACGTCACTGATGGCCTTGATGCTTTCATGCGCGATCTCAAGGCCCAGGGCGCGATTATCAATTTCGAGGTGTTCCCGGACACCGAGCTGAACACTGCCAGCCAGATCGCCCAGGGCAAAGTTTATTGGCGCATTCGCTTCACCGACGTGCCGCCGGCAGAAAACCCGAATTTCCTTTTCGAAGTCACCGATCAGTGGATGACCGAAGTTCTTGAAGCAGCCTAA
- a CDS encoding phage major tail tube protein: protein MIPQTLFNTNLFVDGVNFAGDVPSLTLPKLTTKTDEYRAGGMAGAIEMAQGLEKMEASFVTKGVRRESLKYFGLADGTAFNATFRGAFRGQKGAVTAAVATLRGLLKEVDLGDWKAGDPAEIKHAVAPSYYKLEIDGRVIYEIDMVAGVQVIDGKDQLADVRAALGL from the coding sequence ATGATTCCTCAAACCTTGTTTAACACGAACCTGTTTGTCGACGGTGTGAACTTCGCTGGCGACGTGCCGAGCCTTACGCTGCCCAAGCTGACCACCAAGACCGATGAGTACCGCGCTGGCGGGATGGCCGGAGCCATCGAGATGGCCCAGGGCTTGGAAAAAATGGAAGCCTCCTTTGTCACTAAGGGCGTGCGTCGAGAGTCGTTGAAGTACTTCGGCCTGGCAGATGGCACGGCCTTCAACGCGACGTTCCGAGGGGCTTTCAGGGGGCAAAAAGGGGCAGTGACGGCTGCGGTCGCCACTCTGCGTGGGTTGCTTAAAGAGGTCGACCTCGGGGACTGGAAAGCCGGCGACCCGGCGGAGATCAAACATGCCGTGGCGCCTTCCTACTACAAGCTCGAAATTGACGGCCGGGTCATCTACGAGATCGACATGGTCGCCGGTGTTCAGGTAATTGACGGTAAAGATCAACTCGCTGATGTTCGCGCGGCACTCGGCCTCTAA
- a CDS encoding phage tail assembly protein has product MPPWLSVNTDRALVTLSCPSVINGVSVDTLSLRSPTVGDVRTANRDAGGNDEQRELILFAALAGAPVADLEGLMLVDFNRLQAGYFRMDQDDGV; this is encoded by the coding sequence ATGCCGCCGTGGCTGTCGGTTAATACTGATCGGGCCCTGGTCACTCTTTCCTGTCCGAGCGTCATCAACGGGGTGTCGGTTGATACATTGTCTCTGCGCTCCCCGACTGTTGGCGATGTGCGCACGGCTAATCGTGACGCGGGCGGAAATGACGAACAGCGAGAGCTGATTTTGTTTGCCGCGCTTGCCGGGGCGCCTGTCGCTGATCTGGAGGGCCTGATGTTGGTGGATTTTAACCGCCTGCAGGCCGGCTATTTTCGAATGGACCAAGACGACGGGGTTTAA